The window TTGAAAGAGTAAAGAGAGGTGCAAAAACAAATTCAGGTTGGTAAAAAGCACCCACCATATTTTTGCCTGAATCTACATTCACAGCAACCTTTCCACCTACAGACGAATCCACACAAGCAAGTAAGGTTGTTGGCACTTGGATGAATCGAATTCCCCTTTGGTAAGTAGCCGCGATGAATCCTGCAAAGTCGCCAACCACTCCACCGCCAAATGCAATGATGACAGCATTTCGATCTGCATCTGCTTCGATGAGTTGGTGGTATACTTTTTTGACGCGGTCAATGTGTTTGTTTTTTTCACCCGCCTTTAAATAGATAAAAGAAAACGGGATGGAACTGGCTTTTAATTCTTTGATTAAATATTTTTCGTAGATGCCTGCAATTTCGCGACTGGTGAGAACGAATGCATGGGAGATTTTTTTGAGTGATCCAAGTTTTTCAGAAAGACCAACAAAGTCTTCATGTAATTCTACGGGGTAAACAAAACCCGAGCCTACAACTTTTCGTTCTGATAACTTCATGGTTCATTCACCCATGGGCTTGAAATATATCGAGGTTTATTTGTGCTTTTAGCCCGAAAGTAATGTTTTATGTCAGGCCTTAGATCCATCTCCAAAATCTCTTTGGGTGTAAAATAACCAAAACCGGAGATTGCTTTTTCTTTCGCATTCAGAACTGGCAATAATTCTTTTACCTTGGTTAAAAATACAATTTGGATCAAATGCCTTTTTTGGTTTGGATCAATGGATTCGTTTAATAATAAAAATTCAGAGTGACTCACTTCTAGAGACAATTCTTCTTTTAGTTCTCGTTTGAGTGCCTCTTCGCCTGATTCACCAAATTCGATCCCACCACCTGGAAGTAACCAATACCCAGATTGTTTTTTCTGTTGTTGGACGAGTAAAATTTTTCCCTTGGGATCTTGGATGAGAGCGGCCACTCGGACTCGCATAGATTTTGATTTTAATAAAAAATCGATCATAATAATTTCAAAATTCGAAGGGCAGCTTTCGCAGCCATTTGTTCTGCTCTCCGTTTATTTTTCCCATCGCCATTCGATTGAAAGTAATTTTCACAAGAAACGGATACAGAAAAATCTTTGTCGTGGTCTGGTCCCTCTTCTTTCAAGAGAATATATTCAGGCAATTTTTTCCATTTTTTTTGGCAATATTCCTGCAAAATGGTTTTATAATCTTTTGTCTCTTCCGCCGATTCTACACCTTTCTCCATGGTTTGGAAATGGGGTGTGAGAAATATCCGACAACTGTTTAGCCCTTGGTCGAGATACAAGGCACCAAGAAAAGCTTCAAAACAATCAGCCTGTAAGTTCAAATTGGCTTCCCCCTTTTCTTTTTCTCCTTTTCCCAAAAGTAAAAAATCAGGGAATCGATAGAAACGTGCCAGTTTGGCAATGGCGGGTGCTGAGACCATTTTGCTCTTGAGTTTCGCAAGGATCCCTTCCTTGCCCTTAGGGAGCGATTTGTAAAGGTATTCTGCGGCCAATATGCCAAGGACGGAGTCTCCTAAAAATTCCAATCGTTCATTATCAGAAAGATAACGATCCGAATCCTCATTGGCAAAGGACCTATGAACAAAAGCTAGGTGGAGGAGAGAAATATCCTTAAAACTTGTATCTGTGATGGATTGTAGTTCTTGGAGAGAGGTGATTCTTTCGGGAGTGAGTTTGATGCGAATGGAGTGGGACAAGGGAAAAAGATCCGGGTTCCTCTATTCGGGGAACCCGGTTTTTGGATTGGGAATTACCCCTTAAGTTTATCGATGAATTTAATTACATCGCCTACGGTTTGGATTTTTTCTGCGTCTTCATCAGAAATTTCCACACCAAACTCTTCTTCAAGAGCCATAACTAGTTCAACTGTATCAAGAGAGTCAGCACCAAGATCATTGATGAAGTGAGCTTCAGGTGTTACTTCTGATTCATCAACACCAAGTTGTTCTACGATGATTGACTTTATTTTTTCGAAATCTGCCATTTTATATCCTCCAGGCCACTGTGAACAGTGGGGCAAGTGTTAAATCGTTTTCCGCTAGGTATATATGTACGCCTAGCGTTTTTTTAAAATGAAATTGTCGAAATTTTTGGCAAGTCTAAATAGATTATTTTCCTCTTGAAACCTTTGACATCATTCTAACATCACCTAACCTGAATTAATCTGAATTGAAATCGATCGATTTGCTGAGAAAAGAGAACAGAAGGGCCCTGCATCCAGGTAATTTCCAAAATCCTGGTCCGATTTCCAAGCCTTTGATCCATTTTAGCAGATTTATATTCCATTATAACAGAAGAAGCTTCCCTTCCTAACCAGGAACACCAAAGTCAACTCTAAGAAAAAAATAAAGGAGAACTCCATGATTCAAAAATGGATCCAAACACTGACTGCTTTCCTCCTACTTTCCTTCTCGGTTTCCTGTGTCGAAAAGAAAGAAGACAAAAACACTTTACTAGCCGCTCTGCTTTACTTGGCCGCAAACCAAATCAAAGTCAATTCTGCCACTGATCTGGTGAACGAATCGGCCGATGATTACAACCAGAACAATTGGGGACTCATCACCCCGCAGACCTTGGCTCGATTTGTCACAAATTGGCCCGCAAACAAACCAAGTCATATCACAGGAAACCTCATCATCTTACAAACGGATGATGCGAATCGTGTTGCTGGCGGGGCTGCTTCCGCATACGTAGCAGAAAATCCTGGTCAAGGTGTCTATGTATACTTACTTGACGATTATAAACCGGCAGATTTACCAAGTGGTGGTTTTCGATTCAACCAAACAAGAGATACCGGCTTATTTACAAACTCTGTCCGTTATCAAGCAAATGGTCAGTTTGTGGATGATTGGCTAAAAACCTTTGGAATTAATCTCTCAAAAGACTTAGTTGTATTTGCGGTAGGTACTGGAAATGGAATTTCTGGTGGTGCCTATCCTGGCAAAGCTGTAGGGGCCGGTGCTGTCCAAGATATCACTCGTGGCGTTTATTGGTTACGTTATTGGGGGGCTGAAATCAAAAACCTCGCGATACTCAATGGGAACCTAAACAAAAAAGCAACTGGTGCTGGAATCCCACTTTCGACAAGTCGTTCCGGTATCAACTTAGAACGAAACGGTGGATTCTCCGTAAAACAACTGCGAGTCGATAATACGGTTCTTACCTTGGGCCTTGAGGATATATATGAGATTGCAAAAACTGGAGGAAATGCAAATCTCTCTGGTCTCACTGCTAAACAACAAATTATCGATGCAAGACCAGCGACTCAATATGATGGATCAGCAGATGGATTGAATGTGCCGAGAAATTTACTTGTTGCGAATCCTGCGAGCCAAGCTTATATCACAACTTCCTACCAATCGTCCGGTGCACCTTCCGCATCAGCAGGGAACCAAACTTTTGTGCCTTTCGAAGGAAGTATCAAATCCTCAAAAACATTTCCTTGGTCTGATCTACTAAAAGATAATGCAGATGGATATGAATATCTGGATAAAGCTGCACTTAAAACACTGTTTAATACAACAAGAGCTGTTTACACGCCGGGAGCTACAATAGTTAGTCAATGCCGAACCAATTTCGAAGCACAAGTCAATGGATTTGCCTCTTTGAATATTCTCGGATACCCAACAGTGTATTATGATGGTTCTCTTGTGGAATGGACAGCACTTGTCGCAGGACATGGAACATCATCCATCAACCAAATACCAACCGATTTTAAATGGAGAACTGATAACACGAGTGTATCAAACTTCCTATGGTATAACAACGCTACACATGTTGTACGTCCCAATGTCAATCTAACGGCAACCACCACAAAAAAATTCATTCAAGAAGATAAGGCTTATAAGTACTAATCTCTTTCCCAGTTTGCACACTTCGTCTCCTGGCATCTGCCGGGAGACATTCTTTTTGCTTTTTAAAATCCCTTTGCAAAAATGTTTTTGTCTGACAGTTTGTCATAATGGCAAGGAACGAAAAAGAAGAGTCCATTCATATAGGATTTAAAGAAGCATTTACGCTCATACTTCCCTACTTTCGAAAAAAACTTTGGGAACAAACAAAATCAGTCGTTTGGGTTGTTTCTTACTTAGTATTATTTCAACTCATTGTACTCAGAATCCCAATCAAAGAAGCAGGAATCATTTCATTCGGAATTTTTGCCGTCATCATGGGCCTAACTTTTTTTATGGAAGGTTTGTATTTAGGCATCATGCCACTGGGTGAAACAATCGGGTTACGACTTCCGCAAAAAGTAAACTTACTAATGATTATGGTTTTCTGTTTGTTTGTAGGAATTGTCGCAACACTCGCAGAACCTGCCATTTCTGTATTAAAACAAAGTGGTTCCGCAGTGAATCCTTGGGATGCCCCCTTATTATTTCATTTATTAAATGAAGGTGCGGATGTACTTTTTCTTAGCATCGCTATCGGTGTTGGATTCTCTATCGTTTTTGGAATCATCCGAATCATTTACGGAATTTCTTTATCAAAGTTTTTGATACCAAGCCTTATCATTCTAATTTTAATCACGGTATATTCCTTCAACAACGACAACTTAAGGTTGATTTCTGGACTTGCCTGGGATTCAGGAGTGGTGGCCACTGGCTCTCTTACCGTCCCCTTAATTGTGGCATTAGGACTTGGTGTATCGAAAGCATCACGCACAAGTGATACAACGACGGGTTTTGGTGTGGTGACACTGGCATCTCTATTTCCTATCTTAAGTGTATTTGTTGTTGGCCTTTACTTTGCACCAAAGTTACCCCAACCAATGCCAAAAGATAAATTTTTTAGTTCAGGGATCACTCTGGAACAATCCAAACTGATGTTTGGTGAAAAAAATCCAGAAACTCTATTTGGAATGAGTGAAAAAGAACATAATTCTCAACTATCCATTCATAACAAATTAGTAAAAATAATGGAAGGAATTTTAGAAAGTTTTTCCGGTTCCCTCCAAGCCATCATTCCCTTAGCAGGATGTTTGATCCTTTTTTTATATATTGTATTAAGAGAAAGTTTGCCATTCACAGATGAACTGTATCTGGGAATTTTATTTGTCTTTTTGGGGTTAGCCATTTTTAACTTTGGAATCTTTTTTGGACTTAGTAAACTAGGAAGTCAGGTGGGAAACAAACTTCCGTCTTCATTTCGTTCCATCGAACTCACCGATTCTACAAAAGAGATCAGAAATTTTAATCCCAAAATTGTTTTCACTGCCACAGATGAAAATGGAAATACAGAGGATTTCTTTTATTTAAAAGATAAAAAGTCATTTTCACAAATCCCCTTCAGAGAAAAAAACTATGATTCTGAATCAGAAATTTATAGTTATGTGCCAATTCATGGTCCACTTTTTGGAAAAGAAGATAACCTTTTAGGATATTTTGTTGCACTTCTATTTGCTTTTTTATTAGGATATAGCGCCACACTCGCAGAACCAGCGCTAAGCGCACTCGCAAATAGTGTGGAAGAAGTGACTGTGGGGACCGTGAAAAAGATGGTTCTCATCCAAGCGGTAGGGATTGGAGTTGGACTCGGAACCTTACTGGGAATCTTAAAAATATTTTTAGAGATTCCACTTTTATACATCCTTCTACCTTCTTATATTTTTCTCGTGTTCCTTACTTTACTCAGTAAACCCGAATTCATTGACATAGCTTGGGATAGTGCGGGTGTAACAACAGGCCCCATTACCGTTCCTCTAATCATTGTTCTTGGACTTGGAATTGGAAACCAATTGAATATCGTAGATGGATTTGGAATTCTTTCTTCCGCTGCCATCTTCCCAGTACTCACAGTACTCGTTATGGGATTGTGGATGGAAAGATCTCGAAGACAATCATTATCAAATATTGAGGCAGAAGAAAAATGAATCATTGCCCAGCCATTAGACTTACAGTCGTTGTTCATAAAGATCTCGCCGATGAGGTTCAAAAAGTTTTTACCAATTTAAGGGTTCCTTATTTTTCTCATGAACTAGGAAGGTATCCTATCCTCAAAAGAAACCATATATTTCTTTTAAACCTATATTCCAGTGCGCAGTTGTATAATTTGCCTGTTGTTATTTTCCAAGTACTCACGGATAAAAAATCAGAAGACTTTTTATTCAATCAAATCATCGAAGCAGCTGACCTAACCGTTCCCGGTCATGGTTCGATTTACACTGAAGAAATTTCTATTTTTTGTCCAATCGCAGAAAACTTAATCTACAAAAATCCAATCAAAACAAAGCCATTAGGTTTTACTGGACTCACAGGTATCTTTTGTATCATCCAAAGAGGAGCCGCTGATACCATGTCACACTACATTTTGGAAAACGGTGTGGCAGTTCCAACCATCACTTATGGTGTAGGAAGAGGTCTTAGAGACCGTTTGGGACTTTTGCGAATTACCATCCCTAAAGAAAAGGAAATTGTTAAATTAATTGTTCATTCTTCCGACGCAGAACATGCGCTAGACTTTATCATCGAAGCAGGTAAACTCGATTTACCCGGAAAAGGTTTCATCTTTGAATACCCGATCAAACGAGGCCTTATCAATACAAAGATTAGTTTGGATGGACCAAAACAAGCGGCTAGTATGGAACAAGTAATTTCTGCCTTAGATCATTTATACGGAAACATTGATTGGAGAAGACAGTTTACAAATTTCCGAAAGGGCGCAAGAAAACGCAGTTATTTCGAAGGTGTAAACATTCACCTCAATGCAAAAGAAGGTTCTGTGGAAAAAGTGCTCATGAAACTTTCTAAACTTGGAATTTCAGGGGCCACAATCTCCCAAGACCGTCTGATCAAGTTAGACGAGGAGAACAGTTTATATAACCCAGCAAGAGATTCTGCAAATTTATTAATTCCGAAAAGAATGTTAAACGAAGTCATTTCTGAATTAGAAACTTTGGATTTTTTTACTAAAGAAACAGAAGGAATTGCTTATACAATGGAGATTCCAAGGGCTTTCTCTTACCAATCCAAACTTGGCAGAAAGAATTAAATCCCCTCATCTCGAAGAATCGAAATCAGGGGATTCTTTATCTTCACCTGGCCATAAGGTGGTAACCTTTTAGGCCAGTCCATCACCACTACAATTGGAGCGGTGGATTAATTTCTAAATCTTAATGGCCGCCACCTGGTAAAAATCCACCGCCATTGATATCAAGGATATGTCCTGTGATAAAAGAAGATGCATCAGACGCAAGGAATGCGATTCCGTTTGCGATGTCTTCAGGAAGACCTGCGCGTTTTAATGGAATGGCTTGGACCATACCGTGTCTAATATTCTCTGGGATTGCTTCTGTCATTTCAGTTGCGATAAAACCAGGAGCGATCGCATTACAACGAACTTTTCTAGAAGCCATTTCAAGAGCTACCGCTTTAGTAAAACCAATCACACCTGCTTTAGAAGCAGAGTAGTTTGTTTGGCCGATATTACCATTTTCACCAGAGATAGAAGACAAGTTAATGATGGATCCACCGTTTTCTTGTTTCATCATCACTTTGATTGCCGCTTGCGTGCAAAGGTAGGTTCCTGTTAGGTTCACGGCAATCACTGCATCCCACTGCTCTTTTTTCATTCTCATGAGGAGAGTGTCACGAGTGATCCCTGCGTTATTCACAAGAATATCAACAGATCCAAATTCTTTTTTTGCTGTATCGATGAGTTTTTGAGCATCTTCTTCCACGGATACGTTGGCAACAACGGCGATTGCTTTGTAACCCTTGGACTTTAGTTCTTCCGCAGTTGCATTGGTTGCTTCTGGGTTCATGTCCGCTACGACAATGTTTGCGCCAAGAGAAGCAAGTTTCAAACAAGTTGCCTTTCCAATTCCTCTTGCACCACCGGTAACGATGGCCGTTTTCCCTGTTAAACTGATCATTTTTGTATCCTCTTTTTTTCTAATTCCTAAACAATTTACTAAACAAATAAAATAAAACTTCTACTCGGTATGTGCAAACAAAACGTAATACCACATATCAAGTGCTATGCGGCAAAGAATAACAACCATTCATGACAAGATAAATTACGCGTAACAGCAATCATTTATCCAATTCCAAACACCTGAATCATCCGCAGATTTCAAATCCAATGCCTTCATTCAGTTTGAATCTCCAAGAATCGTTTTGTATTCTCCAAGTCTTTCTCGTATTCTTTCGTTGATTTGGTGTTTGGCACATTCTGAAATCACTCGGACAGCATTTTTAACTGCCAATGCATTGGAAGATCCATGTCCGATCATACAAATCCCTTCGACACCGAGTAATAATGCTCCACCGTATTCAGCATAATCTAATCGTTTTTTAACAGCAGTGAAGGTTGATTTGAGGAGAAGAGCACCTGTTTGGGCAAGACTGGATTGTCTGATGGAATTTCGTAAGACATTAAAAATAGATTTGGCTAGGCCTTCTGTGGCTTTTAAGACAATGTTTCCAATAAAACCATCACAAACGACAACGTCCACATCTCGGCCACTGCCGTATAAATCGCGGCCTTCCACATTTCCTACAAAGTTAAAGGGGATTTTTTTTAAGAGATCAAAGGTTTTGACAGAGACTGTATTGCCTTTTTTGTCTTCTTCTCCATTGGAAAGAATGCCTACCTTTGGATTTTTGACACCAAAAAGTTCACGTGAATAGATTTCACCCATAATGGCAAACTGTGCTAAGTATTCGGGTTTGCAGTCAACATTGGCACCAGCATCTAACAAGATTACAGGTGGTCCCTCTTCTCTTGGAATCGGGGCAGCAATTGGAGGTCGTAAAACTCCTGGTAGGCGGCCAAGATGTAACAATGCGGCGGCCATAGTAGCGCCAGTGTTTCCCGGAGAAAACACACCGATACATTCTTTGTCTGCTACCAAACGAACTGCTTTGACTACGGAAGAATCCTCCATAGCGCGGACTGCTATGGAAGGAGAATCATTCATCCCGATGATCTCGGTAGAATGTATGACACGGATCTTTTCTGTGTCATAATCGAATTTTAACAGGATATCAAGTAACTCTTGTTCATCGCCAACGAGCGAAACAGACAGTCCGAATTCTCGTACTGCCAGCACCGCGCCCTCGACGATACCTTCAGGGCCGTAATCTCCGCTCATC of the Leptospira biflexa serovar Patoc strain 'Patoc 1 (Paris)' genome contains:
- a CDS encoding NUDIX hydrolase; the protein is MIDFLLKSKSMRVRVAALIQDPKGKILLVQQQKKQSGYWLLPGGGIEFGESGEEALKRELKEELSLEVSHSEFLLLNESIDPNQKRHLIQIVFLTKVKELLPVLNAKEKAISGFGYFTPKEILEMDLRPDIKHYFRAKSTNKPRYISSPWVNEP
- the rnc gene encoding ribonuclease III is translated as MSHSIRIKLTPERITSLQELQSITDTSFKDISLLHLAFVHRSFANEDSDRYLSDNERLEFLGDSVLGILAAEYLYKSLPKGKEGILAKLKSKMVSAPAIAKLARFYRFPDFLLLGKGEKEKGEANLNLQADCFEAFLGALYLDQGLNSCRIFLTPHFQTMEKGVESAEETKDYKTILQEYCQKKWKKLPEYILLKEEGPDHDKDFSVSVSCENYFQSNGDGKNKRRAEQMAAKAALRILKLL
- the acpP gene encoding acyl carrier protein yields the protein MADFEKIKSIIVEQLGVDESEVTPEAHFINDLGADSLDTVELVMALEEEFGVEISDEDAEKIQTVGDVIKFIDKLKG
- a CDS encoding sulfurtransferase: MIQKWIQTLTAFLLLSFSVSCVEKKEDKNTLLAALLYLAANQIKVNSATDLVNESADDYNQNNWGLITPQTLARFVTNWPANKPSHITGNLIILQTDDANRVAGGAASAYVAENPGQGVYVYLLDDYKPADLPSGGFRFNQTRDTGLFTNSVRYQANGQFVDDWLKTFGINLSKDLVVFAVGTGNGISGGAYPGKAVGAGAVQDITRGVYWLRYWGAEIKNLAILNGNLNKKATGAGIPLSTSRSGINLERNGGFSVKQLRVDNTVLTLGLEDIYEIAKTGGNANLSGLTAKQQIIDARPATQYDGSADGLNVPRNLLVANPASQAYITTSYQSSGAPSASAGNQTFVPFEGSIKSSKTFPWSDLLKDNADGYEYLDKAALKTLFNTTRAVYTPGATIVSQCRTNFEAQVNGFASLNILGYPTVYYDGSLVEWTALVAGHGTSSINQIPTDFKWRTDNTSVSNFLWYNNATHVVRPNVNLTATTTKKFIQEDKAYKY
- a CDS encoding DUF1538 domain-containing protein, whose amino-acid sequence is MARNEKEESIHIGFKEAFTLILPYFRKKLWEQTKSVVWVVSYLVLFQLIVLRIPIKEAGIISFGIFAVIMGLTFFMEGLYLGIMPLGETIGLRLPQKVNLLMIMVFCLFVGIVATLAEPAISVLKQSGSAVNPWDAPLLFHLLNEGADVLFLSIAIGVGFSIVFGIIRIIYGISLSKFLIPSLIILILITVYSFNNDNLRLISGLAWDSGVVATGSLTVPLIVALGLGVSKASRTSDTTTGFGVVTLASLFPILSVFVVGLYFAPKLPQPMPKDKFFSSGITLEQSKLMFGEKNPETLFGMSEKEHNSQLSIHNKLVKIMEGILESFSGSLQAIIPLAGCLILFLYIVLRESLPFTDELYLGILFVFLGLAIFNFGIFFGLSKLGSQVGNKLPSSFRSIELTDSTKEIRNFNPKIVFTATDENGNTEDFFYLKDKKSFSQIPFREKNYDSESEIYSYVPIHGPLFGKEDNLLGYFVALLFAFLLGYSATLAEPALSALANSVEEVTVGTVKKMVLIQAVGIGVGLGTLLGILKIFLEIPLLYILLPSYIFLVFLTLLSKPEFIDIAWDSAGVTTGPITVPLIIVLGLGIGNQLNIVDGFGILSSAAIFPVLTVLVMGLWMERSRRQSLSNIEAEEK
- the fabG gene encoding 3-oxoacyl-ACP reductase FabG; protein product: MISLTGKTAIVTGGARGIGKATCLKLASLGANIVVADMNPEATNATAEELKSKGYKAIAVVANVSVEEDAQKLIDTAKKEFGSVDILVNNAGITRDTLLMRMKKEQWDAVIAVNLTGTYLCTQAAIKVMMKQENGGSIINLSSISGENGNIGQTNYSASKAGVIGFTKAVALEMASRKVRCNAIAPGFIATEMTEAIPENIRHGMVQAIPLKRAGLPEDIANGIAFLASDASSFITGHILDINGGGFLPGGGH
- the plsX gene encoding phosphate acyltransferase PlsX; the protein is MWVAVDAMSGDYGPEGIVEGAVLAVREFGLSVSLVGDEQELLDILLKFDYDTEKIRVIHSTEIIGMNDSPSIAVRAMEDSSVVKAVRLVADKECIGVFSPGNTGATMAAALLHLGRLPGVLRPPIAAPIPREEGPPVILLDAGANVDCKPEYLAQFAIMGEIYSRELFGVKNPKVGILSNGEEDKKGNTVSVKTFDLLKKIPFNFVGNVEGRDLYGSGRDVDVVVCDGFIGNIVLKATEGLAKSIFNVLRNSIRQSSLAQTGALLLKSTFTAVKKRLDYAEYGGALLLGVEGICMIGHGSSNALAVKNAVRVISECAKHQINERIRERLGEYKTILGDSN